The following are encoded together in the Bradymonas sediminis genome:
- a CDS encoding NTP transferase domain-containing protein: MPTSHAVILAAGFGSRLQADEGHKLLVKIGGRTMLSRHLENFHRLGVSHVTVVTGYENEVLARAIAEGEKRESITVRCAHNPDFKTSNGISVLAGVDDALANIGEAAVPFWLTMSDHLFDPAMFLKLRETFAPAYGDRSDGVQGMLVVDQKLDSIFDMPDANKLAFDKAALARGVAPQDAPLGAIGKDLPEFELVDAGLFWCGAGFAQALRAERDARGDCCTSDAVRRLDARGAMAFWDLGEHLWQDVDTPEARGHAEVIAGEWR, from the coding sequence ATGCCCACTTCCCACGCCGTGATCTTGGCGGCCGGATTTGGCAGTCGTTTGCAGGCCGATGAGGGGCATAAATTGCTCGTGAAGATCGGCGGGCGCACGATGCTATCGCGCCATCTTGAGAATTTTCATCGCCTCGGCGTGAGCCACGTGACGGTGGTCACCGGCTACGAAAACGAAGTGCTGGCCCGGGCGATCGCCGAGGGCGAAAAGCGCGAGTCCATCACGGTTCGCTGCGCGCATAACCCCGATTTCAAGACCTCCAACGGCATCTCCGTGCTGGCCGGTGTCGACGACGCGCTGGCAAATATCGGCGAGGCGGCCGTGCCGTTCTGGCTGACGATGAGCGACCACCTCTTCGACCCGGCGATGTTTTTGAAGCTGCGCGAGACCTTCGCGCCGGCCTACGGCGACCGCAGCGACGGCGTCCAGGGCATGTTGGTCGTCGACCAGAAGCTCGACAGCATCTTCGATATGCCCGACGCCAATAAATTGGCCTTCGACAAGGCGGCGCTGGCCAGGGGCGTGGCGCCCCAGGATGCGCCGCTCGGCGCCATCGGCAAAGACCTGCCCGAATTCGAGCTGGTCGACGCCGGTCTCTTCTGGTGTGGCGCCGGCTTTGCGCAGGCGTTGCGCGCCGAGCGCGATGCGCGCGGCGACTGCTGCACCTCGGACGCGGTGCGCCGCCTGGACGCGCGCGGCGCGATGGCGTTCTGGGACCTCGGCGAGCACCTGTGGCAGGACGTTGACACGCCGGAGGCGCGTGGGCATGCGGAAGTGATCGCGGGTGAGTGGCGCTGA
- a CDS encoding PEGA domain-containing protein, producing the protein MKHNQYSNMNNWMPNRLAFRIYFAHLALIAGLCAPASVAQAADPPRVEVERPQVILWTFKAPTTPANTLAKLHAGLGEALPNKGARHLFGEKALQEYVGAKTAAPAECLIGLESCVSPQTLAFDALDLALVIHVELSRSGDQWVADCRWVDRRGEVAGRASLQAQTERDLAFELAGEIFNATASVSVTSEPAGARVEIDGDPVGTTPLNYRLSLGDHEYRLELDRYQTVSGTFTLLADASERIEHQLEAQSGALVLLNTPPDAQIIVDGEPRGPANHRLELPEGSYEIEVRAPGYDTHRETLELTPGQSVQRRVQMDETHPLLRDVAADAIMQNRYIARLTYDHSFQSTTFEDYRASLGETRFSFLSFRQDGEARHDVRRLVSPNGLRLDFSYSWDNFGLVLLSASYLSTALDLEAYVSSSAVDDPIEVRIEKLQRLQLRPLQLRYRHFFKNVAVFAELGSGINMDWVRASGDLLDPPVTLSNSEAFWNLGLGASYYFTHNFFATLRYSAQSYIDDGPGSEHIISLGVGLTVPNILGFEPEPPETL; encoded by the coding sequence ATGAAGCATAATCAGTATAGCAATATGAATAACTGGATGCCAAACCGACTCGCCTTCCGCATATATTTCGCGCACTTAGCGCTCATCGCGGGCCTCTGCGCCCCCGCATCGGTGGCCCAGGCGGCCGACCCACCGCGGGTCGAGGTCGAGCGCCCACAGGTTATTTTGTGGACCTTTAAGGCCCCGACGACCCCAGCCAACACGCTCGCAAAGCTCCACGCGGGGCTGGGTGAAGCGCTCCCAAATAAAGGTGCGCGCCATCTTTTTGGGGAGAAGGCATTGCAGGAGTACGTCGGCGCCAAAACAGCCGCGCCTGCCGAGTGCCTCATTGGCCTGGAATCCTGCGTCTCGCCGCAGACCCTGGCCTTTGACGCGCTGGACCTCGCGCTGGTGATCCACGTCGAGCTCTCGCGCTCGGGCGACCAGTGGGTGGCCGATTGTCGCTGGGTGGACCGGCGCGGCGAGGTCGCCGGGCGCGCCTCACTGCAGGCGCAGACCGAGCGCGACCTGGCCTTCGAGCTGGCCGGCGAGATCTTCAACGCCACCGCCAGCGTCTCGGTCACCAGCGAACCCGCCGGGGCGCGGGTCGAGATCGACGGCGACCCCGTGGGCACCACGCCGCTCAATTACCGACTCTCACTCGGCGATCACGAATACCGGCTGGAATTGGATAGGTATCAGACGGTCAGCGGCACCTTTACGCTGCTCGCCGACGCGTCCGAGCGCATCGAGCATCAATTGGAGGCCCAGTCCGGCGCGCTTGTGCTCCTGAACACCCCGCCCGACGCCCAGATCATCGTGGACGGCGAGCCGCGCGGCCCGGCGAATCACCGCCTCGAATTGCCCGAGGGGAGCTACGAAATCGAAGTGCGCGCCCCGGGCTATGACACCCACCGCGAGACCCTCGAACTCACCCCGGGCCAGTCGGTGCAGCGCCGCGTGCAGATGGATGAGACCCACCCGCTGCTGCGCGATGTCGCCGCCGACGCCATCATGCAAAATCGCTATATCGCCCGGCTGACCTACGACCATAGTTTTCAAAGCACCACCTTTGAGGACTACCGAGCATCGCTCGGGGAGACGCGCTTCTCCTTTCTTTCCTTTCGCCAGGATGGCGAGGCACGCCACGACGTGCGCCGCCTGGTTTCCCCCAACGGCCTGCGTTTAGATTTTAGCTATAGCTGGGATAATTTCGGACTGGTGCTGCTCTCGGCGTCCTATCTGTCGACCGCGCTCGACCTCGAGGCGTACGTAAGCTCCTCGGCGGTCGACGACCCGATCGAAGTGCGCATCGAGAAGTTGCAGCGCCTCCAGCTTCGCCCGCTGCAACTTCGCTACCGCCACTTCTTCAAAAATGTCGCGGTCTTCGCCGAACTGGGAAGTGGCATCAATATGGACTGGGTCCGGGCGAGCGGAGATTTACTCGACCCGCCGGTGACCCTGTCGAACTCGGAGGCGTTCTGGAATCTCGGACTCGGCGCGTCGTATTATTTCACCCATAATTTCTTCGCGACGCTTCGCTATAGCGCGCAATCTTATATCGATGACGGCCCGGGCAGCGAACATATCATCAGCCTTGGCGTGGGACTCACCGTGCCGAATATTCTTGGCTTTGAACCCGAACCGCCGGAGACCCTATAA
- a CDS encoding TldD/PmbA family protein — protein MNTSSPATQSPRSLWLIFTLIAAMGGCAATPTRAEGDPTQSVEASQTLMGAMQAELNRSMTKLRIDDYEAPYFIAYRVRDHESRGFSGRYGAIVEDQSDISRLAYVEVRVGDYQFDNYANVASENYRYSEYSAERTMPIEPDTNSIRGTLWLLSDEVYKNALSDYLSKRGGAVFETAEKMKTPSFSKEEPLQYWGEVASIELDEAKWTQAIRDVTKSLMDVPGILDVKMTVSANRTRSHFVDTEGTQIVEEQVIYSIQLQGWARADDGMMVDNARSFYARTPETLPDVATVKRQANQMITELSALTQAPVLDPYTGPAILMPEASGVLFHEAVGHRLEGERQRNPEEGRTFKGRVGRRIIPTFLSIYDDPTLTNWGDKDLNGYYEFDDEGVPSQRVQLVEDGVLRNFLKSRTPIEGSLQSNGHGRASGLQKPMARMGNLLVVASPEQTLPYKELKARLLDEVRKAGKPFGLVIRDISGGSTNTSGYGYQAFKGSTRMVYKVDPATGEETLVRGVEVVGTPLTSINKIVAASQETNVFNGYCGAESGYVPVSAIAPALLTTEIELQRTQQSEERPPILPAPWETARRKKAKAPIKTAPPTP, from the coding sequence ATGAATACTTCTTCGCCCGCTACCCAATCGCCCCGCTCCCTCTGGCTTATCTTCACGCTCATCGCGGCCATGGGCGGGTGCGCCGCGACGCCCACGCGCGCCGAGGGCGACCCGACCCAGAGCGTCGAGGCCTCCCAGACCCTTATGGGCGCGATGCAAGCCGAGCTTAACCGCTCCATGACTAAGCTGCGCATCGACGATTACGAGGCCCCGTATTTTATCGCCTATCGCGTGCGCGACCACGAGTCGCGCGGCTTCAGCGGGCGCTACGGGGCCATCGTCGAGGACCAGTCCGACATCAGCCGCCTGGCCTATGTCGAGGTGCGCGTCGGCGACTATCAATTCGACAACTACGCCAACGTCGCCAGCGAGAATTACCGCTACTCGGAGTACTCGGCCGAGCGCACCATGCCGATTGAGCCCGACACCAACTCCATCCGCGGCACCCTCTGGCTGCTGAGCGACGAGGTCTATAAAAACGCGCTCAGCGATTATCTGTCCAAGCGCGGCGGCGCGGTTTTTGAGACCGCTGAGAAGATGAAGACCCCGAGCTTCTCCAAAGAGGAGCCGCTTCAATATTGGGGCGAGGTCGCCAGCATTGAGCTCGATGAGGCGAAGTGGACCCAGGCGATTCGGGACGTCACCAAATCCCTGATGGACGTGCCGGGCATCCTCGACGTGAAGATGACCGTGAGCGCCAACCGCACGCGCTCGCATTTTGTCGACACCGAGGGCACCCAGATCGTCGAGGAGCAGGTGATCTACTCGATCCAATTGCAGGGTTGGGCGCGCGCCGACGACGGCATGATGGTCGACAACGCGCGCTCCTTTTACGCGCGGACCCCCGAAACACTGCCGGACGTGGCCACCGTCAAACGCCAAGCCAATCAGATGATCACCGAGCTGAGCGCGCTGACCCAGGCCCCGGTGCTTGACCCCTATACCGGCCCGGCGATCCTGATGCCCGAGGCCAGCGGCGTGCTCTTCCACGAGGCCGTCGGCCACCGCCTCGAGGGCGAGCGCCAGCGAAACCCGGAAGAAGGCCGCACATTTAAGGGGCGGGTCGGAAGGCGCATCATCCCCACATTTCTGTCGATCTACGACGACCCCACGCTCACGAATTGGGGCGACAAGGACCTCAACGGCTACTACGAATTCGACGACGAAGGTGTCCCCTCACAGCGCGTGCAATTGGTCGAAGACGGCGTGTTGCGCAACTTCCTGAAGAGCCGCACGCCCATCGAGGGCTCCCTTCAGTCCAACGGCCACGGCCGCGCCAGCGGCCTGCAAAAACCGATGGCCCGCATGGGCAACCTGCTCGTGGTCGCCAGCCCCGAGCAGACGCTCCCCTACAAAGAGCTCAAGGCGCGCCTGCTCGACGAGGTTCGCAAAGCCGGCAAGCCCTTCGGCCTCGTCATTCGCGACATCAGCGGCGGCTCGACCAACACCTCCGGCTACGGCTACCAGGCGTTCAAGGGCTCGACGCGCATGGTCTATAAGGTCGACCCCGCGACCGGCGAAGAGACCCTGGTGCGCGGCGTCGAGGTCGTCGGCACGCCGCTGACTTCGATCAATAAGATCGTGGCCGCCAGCCAGGAAACCAACGTCTTCAACGGCTATTGTGGCGCCGAGAGCGGCTACGTCCCGGTCTCCGCCATCGCCCCCGCCCTGCTCACCACCGAGATCGAGCTGCAGCGCACGCAGCAGTCCGAGGAGCGCCCGCCCATCCTGCCAGCTCCGTGGGAGACCGCCCGGCGCAAGAAGGCGAAGGCGCCCATCAAGACCGCCCCGCCCACGCCCTGA
- a CDS encoding cupredoxin domain-containing protein, protein MRNSKFIVFGLLVMFLSAGLTACSSGDDAVAKDDTVAEQPAAAQTKTVALYKYKFNPATLTVSAGTIVKFSNKDPDQHNVNIAALNIDQTLAAGESFEYKFDTAGEFAVDNRFATNPMKMTIIVE, encoded by the coding sequence ATGCGCAACTCAAAATTTATTGTTTTCGGTCTCCTTGTGATGTTCCTCAGCGCTGGCCTGACGGCTTGTAGCTCCGGTGACGACGCCGTCGCCAAAGACGATACCGTCGCTGAGCAGCCCGCCGCCGCTCAAACCAAAACGGTTGCTCTGTACAAATATAAGTTCAACCCCGCCACGTTGACGGTCTCGGCCGGAACCATCGTGAAATTCTCGAACAAAGACCCGGACCAGCACAACGTCAACATCGCTGCTCTGAATATCGACCAGACCCTGGCTGCTGGCGAGTCCTTCGAGTACAAATTCGACACCGCCGGTGAGTTCGCAGTGGACAACCGCTTCGCGACCAACCCGATGAAGATGACCATCATCGTCGAGTAA
- a CDS encoding YifB family Mg chelatase-like AAA ATPase: MLARIMSGAVLGIEAYLVEVEVDISFGLTAFRIVGLPDGAVRESRLRIPSALENAGHEMPQKKITVNLAPADIRKDGTAFDLPMAVGVLAAYGAIPQECQSFKLEEYLLVGELNLNGEVRSIRGALSLAVMARDEGLRGIILPQENAAEAAVVSDIEVIGVRHLKEVTAYIRGELALEPAVAELRPADDLAPGYRVDFSEVAGQESVKRALEVAAAGGHNVLLIGPPGSGKSMLAKRIPTILPGMTFEEALETTKIYSVTGQLGSDEGLILRRPFRGPHHTISDVGLVGGGSGMPRPGEVSLAHNGVLFLDEVPEFRRNALEVMRQPLEDGCVTISRSLMTLNYPANIMLIAAMNPCPCGYFGGSKKKCDCGQEKVRDYRNRISGPLLDRIDIHVEVPAVPYRKLKAAGQGETSAAIQARVQRAREVQRARFAGGSTYANSQMRPSELRAHCKIDAAGHDLMEMVVDRLGMSARAYDRILKVARTVADLEGKANIEASHIAEAIQYRSMDRGLGEANAA; this comes from the coding sequence ATGTTGGCAAGAATCATGTCGGGAGCGGTGCTTGGGATCGAGGCGTATCTGGTCGAAGTGGAGGTGGATATCTCGTTTGGGTTGACGGCGTTTCGCATCGTCGGGCTGCCGGATGGGGCGGTGCGGGAGTCGCGGCTGCGGATCCCGTCGGCGCTGGAGAACGCAGGCCACGAGATGCCCCAGAAGAAGATCACGGTGAACCTGGCGCCGGCCGATATCCGCAAGGACGGCACGGCCTTCGACCTGCCGATGGCGGTCGGGGTGCTGGCGGCCTATGGGGCGATTCCCCAGGAGTGCCAGAGCTTTAAGTTGGAGGAGTATTTGCTCGTCGGCGAGCTCAATCTCAACGGCGAGGTGCGCTCGATTCGCGGGGCGCTGTCGTTGGCGGTGATGGCGCGCGACGAGGGGTTGCGCGGGATCATCTTGCCCCAGGAGAACGCCGCCGAGGCGGCGGTGGTCAGCGATATCGAGGTGATCGGCGTGCGCCACCTAAAGGAGGTCACCGCCTATATTCGCGGCGAGCTCGCCCTTGAGCCGGCGGTCGCCGAGCTTCGCCCCGCCGATGACCTCGCCCCGGGCTACCGGGTGGACTTCTCGGAGGTCGCCGGCCAGGAGTCGGTCAAGCGCGCGTTGGAGGTCGCGGCGGCCGGCGGGCATAATGTGCTGCTGATCGGGCCGCCTGGCTCGGGCAAGTCGATGCTCGCCAAGCGCATCCCGACGATTCTTCCCGGGATGACCTTTGAGGAGGCTCTCGAGACCACGAAAATCTATAGCGTCACCGGGCAACTTGGCTCGGACGAAGGGCTGATTCTGCGGCGCCCGTTTCGCGGGCCGCACCATACGATCAGCGACGTGGGGTTGGTCGGCGGCGGCAGCGGGATGCCGCGCCCCGGCGAGGTGAGCCTGGCGCATAATGGGGTGCTCTTTTTGGACGAGGTGCCGGAGTTTCGCCGAAACGCTCTCGAGGTGATGCGCCAACCCCTCGAAGACGGCTGCGTCACCATCAGCCGCAGCCTGATGACGCTGAATTATCCCGCCAATATTATGCTCATCGCCGCGATGAATCCGTGTCCCTGCGGGTATTTTGGGGGCAGCAAAAAGAAATGCGACTGCGGGCAAGAGAAGGTGCGTGATTATCGCAATCGCATCTCCGGGCCGCTGCTCGACCGCATTGATATTCACGTCGAGGTCCCGGCCGTGCCCTATCGCAAGTTGAAGGCCGCCGGGCAGGGGGAGACCTCGGCCGCGATCCAGGCACGAGTGCAGCGGGCGCGCGAGGTGCAGCGCGCCCGCTTCGCCGGCGGCAGCACCTATGCCAATAGCCAGATGCGCCCGAGCGAGCTGCGCGCGCATTGCAAGATCGACGCGGCGGGCCACGACCTCATGGAGATGGTGGTCGACCGGCTCGGGATGAGCGCGCGGGCCTATGACCGCATCTTAAAGGTCGCGCGGACCGTGGCTGACCTGGAGGGGAAGGCGAATATCGAGGCGTCGCATATCGCCGAGGCGATACAATATCGCTCGATGGACCGGGGTTTGGGGGAGGCAAACGCGGCCTAG
- a CDS encoding tetratricopeptide repeat protein has translation MMKLRLLESGKFRTKTRRFGAALSLATACVFLASPAFGAQNTQKSDATAQIVQAANASYNKGDYADAAEKYRAVIQADPEQAIAYRNLARSYFWQGIYPDAVAYYDFYLRLAPDADDRGQVQSERRLSASRAGEQIWRTPTSQAEARDALSEAIEDGHAYRAGAGGAWGIYQTLLRTGYAQPELAGLKRRLVRKLLNEYEGLLVPDANQPAPRMELDDWNLQLDRLAAARSLADDPAFLSVIDRRAPLAEAAIALLNGRFDQADSLSRAAIKANPDMPFIRWFQVRALIESTRYEDALSALDELEAHLRTSNPKLLDYSATLRASILQRVGRGEDSSDIYLDLLNRRASATRSGGSAQ, from the coding sequence ATGATGAAATTACGTCTTTTAGAATCGGGTAAATTTCGCACAAAGACGCGCCGTTTCGGGGCGGCCCTGAGCCTGGCGACCGCCTGTGTTTTCCTCGCGTCGCCGGCCTTTGGCGCGCAGAATACCCAGAAATCGGACGCCACCGCTCAAATCGTGCAGGCCGCGAACGCCTCGTATAATAAGGGTGATTATGCGGACGCGGCCGAGAAATACCGCGCGGTCATTCAGGCCGATCCCGAGCAGGCGATCGCGTATCGAAACCTCGCCCGCAGCTATTTTTGGCAGGGGATCTACCCGGACGCCGTGGCCTATTATGACTTCTATTTGCGCCTGGCCCCCGACGCCGACGACCGCGGCCAGGTGCAGTCGGAGCGCCGGCTGTCGGCCTCGCGCGCAGGGGAGCAAATCTGGCGCACGCCGACCTCCCAGGCCGAAGCCCGCGATGCGCTGAGCGAGGCCATCGAGGACGGGCACGCGTACCGCGCGGGCGCAGGCGGCGCCTGGGGCATCTATCAGACGCTTTTGCGCACCGGCTACGCCCAACCGGAGCTCGCGGGGCTCAAGCGCCGGCTGGTTCGAAAACTGCTCAATGAGTACGAGGGCCTGCTCGTCCCCGACGCCAATCAACCCGCGCCGCGCATGGAACTCGACGATTGGAACCTGCAGCTCGACCGCCTGGCCGCCGCCCGAAGCCTCGCCGATGACCCGGCGTTCCTGAGCGTCATCGACCGCCGGGCTCCGCTGGCCGAGGCCGCCATCGCGCTGCTCAACGGACGCTTTGACCAGGCCGACTCACTGAGCCGCGCGGCGATCAAAGCCAACCCGGATATGCCCTTTATTCGCTGGTTTCAGGTCCGCGCGCTTATCGAATCGACGCGTTATGAAGATGCGCTCAGCGCGCTGGACGAGCTCGAAGCACATCTTCGAACGAGCAACCCAAAGCTGCTCGATTATTCGGCGACTTTGCGCGCGTCGATCCTTCAACGCGTCGGCCGCGGCGAGGACTCCAGCGATATCTATCTCGACCTCTTGAACCGCCGGGCCTCGGCCACTCGCAGCGGGGGCAGCGCGCAATGA
- the tmk gene encoding dTMP kinase, which produces MPTNRTTPPFIVIEGIDGAGTTTQSTLLHDYFQAQGQPALLTNEPSTGAIGTLIRKMIAMRRDEDARPVDRETLALLFAADRLDHLKAEVEPALAAGQVVISDRYYHSSFAYQGDSVAGSDALDLRWIRTLNERARTPDLTVFLHAPVDLCLERLGERDAHDVFETREHLTLMEQRYDQIMALLQAEGEHIIRLDASLPRQTLAEMIREKVAR; this is translated from the coding sequence ATGCCCACAAATAGGACTACGCCGCCGTTTATCGTCATCGAAGGAATCGACGGCGCTGGCACCACCACCCAGAGCACCTTGCTCCACGACTACTTTCAGGCGCAGGGTCAACCCGCGCTGCTCACCAACGAGCCGTCCACCGGCGCCATCGGCACGCTGATCCGAAAGATGATCGCGATGCGCCGCGACGAAGACGCGCGCCCGGTTGACCGCGAAACCCTCGCCCTGCTCTTCGCCGCCGACCGCCTCGACCACCTCAAAGCCGAGGTCGAACCCGCGCTCGCCGCCGGCCAGGTCGTCATCAGCGACCGCTATTATCACTCCAGCTTCGCCTACCAGGGCGACAGCGTCGCGGGCTCGGATGCCCTCGACCTGCGCTGGATCCGCACCCTCAACGAGCGCGCCCGCACCCCCGACCTCACCGTCTTTTTGCACGCGCCGGTCGACCTATGCCTGGAGCGCCTCGGCGAGCGCGACGCCCACGACGTCTTCGAAACCCGCGAGCACCTGACCCTCATGGAGCAACGCTACGACCAGATCATGGCGCTTCTGCAGGCCGAAGGCGAGCATATCATCCGCCTCGACGCCTCACTTCCCCGCCAAACCCTGGCCGAAATGATCCGCGAAAAAGTCGCACGCTAA
- the rpoZ gene encoding DNA-directed RNA polymerase subunit omega: MARVTVEDCLEKVENRFALVILATKRGRDLRNGAPRLFPSGNKETVQALREIGAGFVEFDERTKKKLAAVLIRENKEDK; encoded by the coding sequence ATGGCACGCGTTACAGTCGAAGATTGCCTTGAAAAGGTAGAGAATCGTTTTGCACTGGTCATCCTCGCAACCAAGCGTGGACGTGACCTGCGAAATGGCGCGCCGCGTCTTTTCCCCTCGGGCAACAAAGAGACCGTCCAGGCCCTGCGTGAGATCGGCGCGGGCTTCGTCGAGTTTGACGAGCGCACCAAAAAGAAATTGGCTGCCGTTCTGATCCGCGAGAACAAAGAAGACAAATAA
- a CDS encoding thermonuclease family protein has product MTEPTRPDIATTPKARAHAARRPNPLLRLILLLGLCASLSACKASKDAPTPESTDPVEAPQTAPAEAVEKEAPRAPSERMEPTGKIKEVQLRRKPGSIVDGDTLRVVEFNKSLRLINIDTEEVFRDRDQKAKAAQSWKAYLAEQTGQGGHRTFATPMGEKALSFARDFFRDVDTLTVEYQSPAHTRGFFDRHLVMVWVKSDRVPKKLVPGAPEGEWLNYNVEAVRAGMSPYFTKYGYSRRLHETFSQAQREAKQNQRGIWAKDAQAYPDYDGRIAWWKGMADQIQQFRAYAKTHPETIDLAADAAFDTLNAKIGERVVVFGEARSFNRNSKPQRLYLNHRDQKDLKVVAFAPVDMSKAGINPRREHYIYVEGEVGTHRGDLEIKYDAKSWMRAGRNPPE; this is encoded by the coding sequence ATGACCGAGCCCACACGCCCCGATATCGCGACGACGCCGAAGGCCCGCGCCCACGCCGCGCGCCGCCCAAACCCTCTCTTGCGCCTTATACTGCTGCTCGGCCTTTGCGCGAGCCTCAGCGCATGCAAAGCGTCGAAAGACGCGCCCACGCCCGAGAGCACGGACCCGGTCGAGGCGCCCCAGACGGCGCCGGCCGAGGCGGTCGAGAAAGAAGCCCCGCGCGCGCCGTCCGAGCGCATGGAGCCCACCGGAAAGATCAAAGAGGTGCAGCTGCGCCGCAAACCAGGTTCGATCGTCGACGGGGACACCCTTCGCGTCGTTGAATTCAACAAGAGCCTGCGCCTGATCAATATCGATACCGAGGAGGTCTTTCGCGACCGCGACCAGAAGGCCAAGGCAGCCCAGAGCTGGAAGGCTTACCTCGCCGAGCAAACGGGCCAGGGCGGGCACCGAACCTTCGCCACCCCCATGGGAGAGAAGGCGTTGAGCTTCGCGCGCGACTTCTTTCGCGACGTCGACACGCTCACCGTCGAATACCAATCCCCCGCCCACACCCGCGGCTTCTTTGACCGCCACCTGGTGATGGTCTGGGTGAAGTCGGATCGCGTCCCCAAAAAGCTCGTGCCGGGCGCCCCCGAGGGCGAATGGCTCAATTATAATGTGGAGGCCGTGCGCGCGGGCATGTCGCCCTATTTTACCAAATACGGCTATAGCCGCCGGCTGCACGAGACCTTCTCCCAGGCCCAGCGCGAGGCGAAGCAGAACCAGCGCGGCATCTGGGCAAAAGACGCCCAGGCGTACCCAGACTACGACGGTCGCATCGCCTGGTGGAAGGGCATGGCCGACCAGATTCAGCAATTTCGCGCCTACGCAAAGACCCACCCCGAGACCATCGATCTGGCCGCAGACGCCGCCTTCGACACCCTCAACGCGAAGATCGGCGAGCGCGTCGTTGTCTTTGGGGAAGCGCGCTCATTTAATCGGAACTCGAAGCCCCAGCGCCTCTACCTCAACCACCGCGACCAGAAGGACCTCAAGGTCGTCGCCTTTGCGCCGGTCGACATGAGCAAGGCTGGCATCAACCCCAGGCGCGAGCATTATATCTATGTCGAGGGCGAAGTCGGGACCCATCGCGGCGACCTCGAGATCAAATACGACGCGAAGAGTTGGATGCGCGCCGGCAGAAACCCGCCCGAATAA